DNA from Lactobacillus sp. ESL0791:
CAGCGTCTTGCAAATAATCACGGTATGTAATTTTCCGTGTGCCTGATTTCCATTCAACCGTTTGAAAGTCTGTCATCATCTTACCATGTTGGTCGATTCTTACAGCAAACTGTAACGAATTCAGTTTCTGGATTCGCTGATCATCACGGCTATATCCTAAGGCTGCAGCGAGCATCCCCATTACCGCACTTTTTGAAGGATAGTCACCTGTTGTACGTCTTTCAAAAGTTGCTTCATTTCCATAAGATTGCAGTGGCGCAGTTAACCTAATCGTTAGTGTCTTCATCTTGCATTACCTTTGTTAAAGTGGCCGTGACTTGGTCAATTAGTTCAACTAATTTCTCAACTTGCTTAAATTGCTCATCATTAGGCAGCTCCACTTGTGATAGCACAATGTTCAGCAATGGTTCTTCAACTAAATTATTTGCAGATTTATAGGCCCTTTCCAATTTTCTAACTGATTTTTCAACATAACCATTTTTGCTAGTTACAGGTTCTTCAAAAGCTGATACTAAATTGACAGGTGTATCTGTACGTAAAGTGAGCATAACATAATTAGGTAACGTCTTATTAGCAAAAGTATTTTGCTTACCTGTCGGCATGGAAAGAATAAATGCCTTGATAAATGCCGCTATACTTTGAACAGCATTCGTCTTACCAAGATTTTTAGCTAAATCTTTGATATTTACATTTGCATAACGATACAAAGTAGCCGAGTCATATTCAACTGTCCCTAGCATGGCAGCACCATTTGTATCATTTGACTGTAAGTCATCAAGCGCTGTAAAGTAATCGTATTCTGGCACAATTTCATGAGTTGAAATTACGTGCGCTACTTGTGCTGAAGCATCAACATTTAATTCGGGATTATCTGCAACCATTCGGCCAAACAATGCCAAATCTAACGAATTATCTTCTTTTAAAATCTGTTTAATTTCTTTTTTAGCATCTTTATCGGTCAAGTCATCGTGTTTAAGCACATATTTAGCTAATTTATCGATTTGTCCGGGACTAACCAATAGCAAAGCTCCAGTCAGCATTTTGCCTGCAGTCTTATCTTTTTTAGCTTTAATCCCAACTGCACCCAAAGCGGTAACAGATTTTTCCATTGCTGTTTTTTTATCTAGAGTATCGTCTAACGTTTGCATTTTTTGTGCCAAGTATTCAGCTACTTCTTTTGTCCTAGTACCAACTAGCTCATTTTCTTTTTTAAAGTAATCGCGCATCGCCTTTTTCCAGCTTTGTGAAGATACTCTCGCACGTGTGACCCCGCCATAAAATGCCGTCTTTGGTGCACCTGTATCATCGCGGTTAATATTTGAAGATGGTACTGTTTGTATAACACTTAAATCTAAATATAAATTCTTATTATTCATTATAATTGTTTCCCTTCATTATTTAATCCAAAATATTGTTCACCCCATGCAAGCCTAACCTCATTTGCACAGTGATAATTCATTTGAAATTTATATAAATTTTGCGCTAGCTGCGGGTAATCAATCTTTTTTGTTTTATCTTTGCCTTTTAAAATTTCTACCAAATGGGTTAAAGAGTTTATCACACTGTCAATATTTGTGGTTGCAAGCAATGCTTGAACACGGTGATCTAGCGGTTTCTTTATTTCTTCAACCTTTCTTAAAGCAGCAAGGGCTGTAAACAAATTCTCACCCTCTGCTTGCTCCCCTGAAACTTCATAAACAAATCTATCCTGCCCTTGTTGAAAAATTGCATAAAAGCGCACAGCAGCATAAACAGCAATTTCTCCTGTCGTTGGTTTACCATTTTTGCTCAGGTATTCTTTTGGCAAATAATTCATTATTACAGGCCACACTTTTTGAGCCTTGGGGCTAGTAATTGTAACAGCCCCTCTTAATCCCGCTAAAGTAGCTTTATCAAGATCACCATTATTATAAAGACGCTCAATAATTCGCATAGTTGTGTTTTTTATCACATAATCATATGCCATAATCTCTACTTTCCCTTCTTTAAATTAAGATTCACACGATATTTAAACCGTTCCATAATCGTAAAAATATTTTGCAGCCCATTTTCATCAGTAATTCCTTTAATATCACGAGGCGAACTAGTATCTACTACCTTCTGTCCTTCTTTAAAAGCATAACTTCTGAGCCTATTTTCCCAAATAATAACTTGTTGATCACGCTCATCTTGATCGGTCAAATTAGCAAGCCAATGCTTAAACGGTTCATTCAAACCATAATAAAACTCCGTACTTAACCGATTAGCATATTCTTTAAGACCGTCTTTTTGAAAGCCACGAATTGCGCCAATATCACGGGCAAATTGCCAAAAATCCGTCCCAATCTCTTGGGTAGTATCAATTACACCCTCTATTCTAATCGGCCAATTATTAATCTTACTTGTATCAAATAAAACATTGATCTTGACGCTCATATCATCATAAACTTCAGCAACTGGCGATTGGGAAGTTGCATTACCATCGTCAATCAAATCTATTGAAGTTAAAGTTAACAATTTAGTACGTGGAATTGCTCCATCTTCCTTAAGCAGGCGCAGCCATTTAATAATTCCCGGTTCATTGGTATCATTCTCTTTATTAACATCGACATAATTACCAAAATTACGCCACATTGCTTTACCTAAAGTTTGTAGTCCTCTAACTGCAGGTCGATACTCATTTGTTTTCTTATCTTGACGCCACACAGTCATAGGCTCAATTAATGCATTAGTATTTTCAATCTTTGGTAGACCTGCACTAAAAATCGTTGGCTGCCCCTTTTCATCCCATTCAATATGCAAAACTCGTGACCAGCTTGTATAAAGTTCAGCAATATTATCTGGAAGGTTTCCCTTTCGTCGTTCAGAAACATATGCTTTTGCACTTGCAAATTCCCAAACAGGTTTTTGCAAAGCTAGCTTTTGATCTGCTTGATTATATAAAACCAGATTAAGCATTAATGTATCGAAAATACTCTTTCCACTGACCAAAACTGGATTTAACTTATAAAGCCAACCTGGTGAAACAGAAAATTTTTCACTGGCATTAATCTTGGTCTTATCGGTTACCCCTGTATAATTTTGATAGGCAATTAGCCAGCGGACTAACTCATCAAGCTCTACTTCATTTTTATATTCACCAGATTTTGGTGCAAATAAAGCAGGCGAATTATTACTTTCCGAAATTTGCCTGTTAATCTGCTTAACCGTTACAACACCCGTTCCTTTGGCTACTGCCTTGTTTGCCGGCACCAAGCTGTCATATTCATCTTTAGTTACTTGATAAAAAGGATGTTTACCAAAAAAATCAAACCGATCCGAATAATATTCCAGATACTTAATCACCAAATCCGAAAATTGTCCTTTTTGGTATAACTCTTTCCACGTTAATAATGTATCTTCGGCCATATCCTCTTCATCACAGTCTTCATCAAGTTCAGCATCAGATTGAAACTTATCTGTACCACCTGCCAGCCAATCATATAAGTTACCATCTGCATTAAAACGTGAATAAACCGTTGTTAAAATCGCCAATAATAAACGCATAATTGCTAAATCTTGTACACGCATTTCACCAGCTAATTGCCGATATCGATGTGCATTCTTAAACAAGTCTATTAACGAAACTTTTAGCTCCTGATTAGTGTCAGCATCAATTACTTTGATCCAGGGATCAGTAGTCAAATTAAATTTTCTTTCAATCATGATCATCCTCCTTTGCATAACTTAAACCAAATTCCATAGAATATTGAATACGCCACTTTCCAATCTTTGCCGTAAGCTTATCATTTAAGGGAAGTACTAATACTCCTTTTAGCCAGATACTATTTTCCCATTTATTGTGATAAGGATTGGTTCTCTTTTCAAGTTCATCAATTATTTGTTCAACTGCTTTAGGAAATGCAGTTAACGCAGAAGGCAACCTGATTACTTGCTCGGCAATTTCATAATCTGCAACATCTTCTAATTTGCGTCCATCTAATAAAAAATCACCTTCAGCTGTATGCTTAATTAACACTACCTCAATCGTTTCTTGAATATCACGAACCGCAGCACTTGCTTTTTGTTCATCTTTATCAACATTCGTCTGGCTACGATCAAGCCAGCCATGAATTACTTTCTTTCCTGGTTTATTAATTTGGAACTGTTTAGCTTTACTCTCTTCAGTTTCAATATAATTGATAAAATCGGCTTTAGGAGCCATAATTTCTGGGACCTCAGAGTCAGTTTCAGAACAATAAACTTTTTGAACAAGATCAGAGATGTCATTAGGCAAATTAATGCTATCCTTTAAGAAATAATCCGTCTTCATTAACAAATATTTATGATAAATACTTTGGTTAGCAGCGCCATAATCACCAAATTTGTTAACTCCCATGATAAATAACTGCGGTTTTTGCAACTCTTGGGGCCGTTTAATTTCATGACGGTGCAGTCGACCTGCACGCTGCAGAATCAAGTCCATCGGCGCAATATCTGTATAAAGAACATCAAAGTCGATATCAAGAGATTGCTCTAAGACCTGGGTACCAATTACAACCAATTTTTTAGGGCGCATACCACTTTTACCAATTGCTTGTTGCAATCTTTCTTCCTGCTTGGCCCGTTCTGGCGCAAGAAATGCGGAATGCAATATCATAAAGTCAACCCCCTCTCGTGCCACCAGTTCAGCAAGTTTTTGGGCACGTTTAACCGTATTTACAATTACCCCAGCAACTCCACCATCACTTATTTTGTTTAAAACATCAGCAATCAATTCTTCATCAGACAAATTTATCCGTTTCACCTGCAATTTTTTCCGTTTTTGGTCGCTATTGCCTGGAAAGTCAGAGACCTGCTTTAATTTACAGCCATCTAAAATACTCAATAATGGATATGCTTGATTATTTTCCCAATTTGTCGGTGCCTTGAAAATGTTTTTATATTTGATTCCATATTTTCCTTTTAAATACGCTTTAATTAATGATTCTCTTTTTTCTTTTGGCAGTGTCGCTGACAAAATTACAATGGGAACATGATAAGCCCCTAGCCATTTAATGGCCTTATACAGATATTGACTCATGTAAGCATCATAAGCATGGACCTCATCAATTATGACTACTTTTCCGCTAAGCCCTATATGTTTTAAGAAGAGATGTTT
Protein-coding regions in this window:
- the cas7e gene encoding type I-E CRISPR-associated protein Cas7/Cse4/CasC, producing the protein MNNKNLYLDLSVIQTVPSSNINRDDTGAPKTAFYGGVTRARVSSQSWKKAMRDYFKKENELVGTRTKEVAEYLAQKMQTLDDTLDKKTAMEKSVTALGAVGIKAKKDKTAGKMLTGALLLVSPGQIDKLAKYVLKHDDLTDKDAKKEIKQILKEDNSLDLALFGRMVADNPELNVDASAQVAHVISTHEIVPEYDYFTALDDLQSNDTNGAAMLGTVEYDSATLYRYANVNIKDLAKNLGKTNAVQSIAAFIKAFILSMPTGKQNTFANKTLPNYVMLTLRTDTPVNLVSAFEEPVTSKNGYVEKSVRKLERAYKSANNLVEEPLLNIVLSQVELPNDEQFKQVEKLVELIDQVTATLTKVMQDEDTND
- the casB gene encoding type I-E CRISPR-associated protein Cse2/CasB, whose amino-acid sequence is MAYDYVIKNTTMRIIERLYNNGDLDKATLAGLRGAVTITSPKAQKVWPVIMNYLPKEYLSKNGKPTTGEIAVYAAVRFYAIFQQGQDRFVYEVSGEQAEGENLFTALAALRKVEEIKKPLDHRVQALLATTNIDSVINSLTHLVEILKGKDKTKKIDYPQLAQNLYKFQMNYHCANEVRLAWGEQYFGLNNEGKQL
- a CDS encoding type I-E CRISPR-associated protein Cse1/CasA, with amino-acid sequence MIERKFNLTTDPWIKVIDADTNQELKVSLIDLFKNAHRYRQLAGEMRVQDLAIMRLLLAILTTVYSRFNADGNLYDWLAGGTDKFQSDAELDEDCDEEDMAEDTLLTWKELYQKGQFSDLVIKYLEYYSDRFDFFGKHPFYQVTKDEYDSLVPANKAVAKGTGVVTVKQINRQISESNNSPALFAPKSGEYKNEVELDELVRWLIAYQNYTGVTDKTKINASEKFSVSPGWLYKLNPVLVSGKSIFDTLMLNLVLYNQADQKLALQKPVWEFASAKAYVSERRKGNLPDNIAELYTSWSRVLHIEWDEKGQPTIFSAGLPKIENTNALIEPMTVWRQDKKTNEYRPAVRGLQTLGKAMWRNFGNYVDVNKENDTNEPGIIKWLRLLKEDGAIPRTKLLTLTSIDLIDDGNATSQSPVAEVYDDMSVKINVLFDTSKINNWPIRIEGVIDTTQEIGTDFWQFARDIGAIRGFQKDGLKEYANRLSTEFYYGLNEPFKHWLANLTDQDERDQQVIIWENRLRSYAFKEGQKVVDTSSPRDIKGITDENGLQNIFTIMERFKYRVNLNLKKGK
- the cas3 gene encoding CRISPR-associated helicase Cas3' gives rise to the protein MSNLSNKSLTLWGKKNVEDGQQLWLPLVAHLTDTRNVINFLYNQWLSQEQQEFLAQGLSDESGTEIHKLIKFLGFAHDIGKATPAFQTKESYIGDRSLDDQLIENLIRNGFSKLDELQLASRSSSPHNKAGEAILLNFKVPETVAALIGGHHGKPESGSPIDDLDIHTVNYYQSDHDEALKEPWVQVQHELFNYALATSGYHNVTEIPTITQPEAVLLEGLIIMADWLASSERTKNGKELFPLISIDESWNDLDMQKRFEKAMNNWTLNGEWEPQKISEVTDPYKERWGFNARPVQKVMTREIGKTIEPEMIIVEAPMGLGKTEIALVAAEQLAYTCGEDGVFIGLPTQATSNAMFKRVDEWIGELADKQKDKFSVRLMHSKAEFNEAYKELPDAENIDSTGAVTINSWFSGKKSILTKFTIGTIDNLLSMALKQKHLFLKHIGLSGKVVIIDEVHAYDAYMSQYLYKAIKWLGAYHVPIVILSATLPKEKRESLIKAYLKGKYGIKYKNIFKAPTNWENNQAYPLLSILDGCKLKQVSDFPGNSDQKRKKLQVKRINLSDEELIADVLNKISDGGVAGVIVNTVKRAQKLAELVAREGVDFMILHSAFLAPERAKQEERLQQAIGKSGMRPKKLVVIGTQVLEQSLDIDFDVLYTDIAPMDLILQRAGRLHRHEIKRPQELQKPQLFIMGVNKFGDYGAANQSIYHKYLLMKTDYFLKDSINLPNDISDLVQKVYCSETDSEVPEIMAPKADFINYIETEESKAKQFQINKPGKKVIHGWLDRSQTNVDKDEQKASAAVRDIQETIEVVLIKHTAEGDFLLDGRKLEDVADYEIAEQVIRLPSALTAFPKAVEQIIDELEKRTNPYHNKWENSIWLKGVLVLPLNDKLTAKIGKWRIQYSMEFGLSYAKEDDHD